A window of Streptomyces profundus genomic DNA:
CGCGGTGGTCAGCTCGGGGTGGACCAGGGTGTTGAAGTGGCGCAGCGCCTCGGCGTTCGCGGGAAGCTCGGCCAGGTGCCGCTGCCAGCGCGTGACGGCGTGCGGGTACGGCCCCATCCACAGGGGCAGCAGGTCGGCGACGAGCCGGCCCAGGGCGCCCCCGTCGGCCGGCAGCTCGGCGTGCCGTTCCAAAGCGTCCAGGGCGGCGGCCACCCGCGGCTCGTCCCGCCGTGCCCGGTATCCCTCGTGGGCCCGCGCGTCCGCCTCGGCGCCGCCGTAGGCGGGCGTGGCCAGCAACACCAACCGGCGTACGGCCGCCGGCCGTCGGGCCGCCAGCAGGCCGGCCACGATCCCGCCGTGCGAGTGTCCCAGCAGGTCGACCGGCCCTCCGCCCGCCTCCCGATCGATCCAGGCCCCGAGGTCGGCGGTGTACGCGTCCAGGCCGTAGTCGTCAGGCGCGGCGGCGGCCGGCGTGCGGCCCACGCCCCGCGGATGCAGGACGGCCACGGTGCGCTGTTCCGCGAGGGCCCCTAACGACGCCAGGTAGTCCGGGTGCAGCCCCGGACCTCCGGGATGGCACACGAGAAGGGGGCCACGCCCTCGTCGGGAGGCGGCGAGAGGTATCGGCACTTCACACCTCCTGAGGGATCAGCAGACGGACGAAGAGCGCGGACGCCAGGGTGATCGCCGCCGCGACCGCCAGGGCCGCGCCGGGGCCGGCCGTGGCGACCAGCGCGCCGCCGAGCGCCGTGCCGATGGGGTAACCGACGAGGTTCACGCTGATGGAGACGGTCATGATGCGGCCCAGCCACTCCGGAGGGGTGCGCCGCTGACGCAGGGAGAGCAGGCTGACGTTCACCATCCCCTCCAGCAGTCCGAAAACGGCCAGGCCGGAGAGGAGCGCCACCAACGAGCCCAGCGCGCTGAAGGGGAACACCGCGAAGGCGCCCAACACCAGCGTCAGCCCCATCACCCGACGCTCGGAACCGGCGGTGACGATCCGGCCGGCGGCCAGCGCCCCCAGCCCGCCGCAGAGGCCGACCACGGCCCAGATGACCCCGACATACGCCCCGGGCTCACCGCCGTCGGTGACCCATTCCGTGACGGCCACCGGAACGATGATGATCAGCATTCCGCCGGTCACCTGGAAGAGCGAATAGGAAACGGCGAGTCCTCGAAGAGTGGCGTGCCGCACCAGATAGGCAACGCCTTCCCAGGCGGATCTCAGAAGATTACCCGGCTTACCCTCGCGGACCTGCGGTCCGGTGGCTCCACGCAACAGGAACAAGCTCACCGCGGCCAGGACGTACATGCCCGCCACCACGGCGAAGGTCGGATTCGCGCCACCCCAGACGAAAAGCACCCCGGCCACCAGCGGCGCACCCACGTCGATGACGGAGTAGCTACTCAGATCGAGCGCGTTGGCGCGGTCGAGCGCTTCATCGGGAACGAACTTCGGGAAAAGCGTTCGAATGCCGCCGTCCGTCATCGGGCGGGTCACCGACAACAGGCCGAGCATGATGTAGAGCAGCGTCGGGGTCATGGCCCCGCTCACGGCGAGCGTGACGATGGCGCTCATGAAGAACGCGCTGGCCACCATGTCGAAGGCGACCGCGCGGAGGGCTCCGAACCGGTCGAGGACCGCCCCTGCCACGGGGCTCACGAGGAACCCCGGGAACGTGAGGAAGAAGCCACTCAGCCCCGCGACAACCGCGGAGTCGAATTCATCGATCGCGTACAGGACGACGACAAAGATAAGCATCCCGTGGGCGAGCCGGGACAGTGATGCGGAGAGCAACAACTGCGGAACGTTGCGACTGCTCAATACGCTTCGATAAGTGACAGGAGAGCGAGGTTCCTTGGATAATTTCTGCTCAGATTCCATCATTCACCGACGTTCATATGAAAGCATCCCCCTGCTGAATCGAAAGCGGCACTCCCATACCGCTTCGCTGACCGGACACTACATTGCCCTCGTCAGATTCCCGTGCAAGGATCTCCCATGGCGGTATCCGCGTCAACAGGGCGATCCCGGTTCGTTGGTCAATGTTTACGCGGCATTGACGAAGAACCAGCCGTATTGTAAAGGAGCGCAATGGTTGAACGAGCGACTATACGGGGCGGGCAACACGGCGGCTCCCCTTCCACCCTTTATCTCGGATGGCAGCGCGAGGCGGTCGACGCACTTGAGGCCAGTGGCACCCGGGTCATGTGCGTGGTCTCGGCCGCTGAGCACGGCAAGGCCGTCGAGGCCGGATTCGACGGCCCGCTCGCGGTGGCCCGCGACCACACGAACGTCGAGGACGTCCTCGGGGCACTGACCGAAAAGGGGCTGACGCCGGACCGGTTCAGGACAGTCTGCACCGAGGACGAGTTCGCCCTCGTGACCGCGGCCGTCCTCAACGCCCTCGCCGGCTCCCCCTCGGCCGACGCCCTGCCCCTCGCCGTCCCCGTCGCGCTCGCACTGCGGGACAAGGCCGTCCAGAAGCACCTGATCCGGGCGGCGGGCGTCCCGACCGCCAGGTGCCGGCGGTTCACCGACCTCGCCGCGGTGCGGGAGGGGGTTCGCTCAGCCGAGCTCGTTCCCCCGTTCGTGATCAAACCCCTGGCGGGCGCCGCCGCCCAGCACACCCACGTCGTGGAGTCGTCCGACGCGGACACCGCGCTGAAGGAGATCGCGAGCGGCGGCGCGCAGGTCGGGCCCTGGCTGGTCGAGGAGTATGTGCCCGGCGAGGAGTTGCACGTCGACGGGGCGATACGCGGCGGCGAGATCCAGGTGCTGTCCGTCAGCCGCTATCTGCACCAGGTGATCACGGTGCACGACGGACACCTCGTCGCGTCCGCCACCCTGGATGACACCGACCCCCTCGTCGCCCGGGCGCACCGGCTGACCGAACGCTCGCTCGCCGCCCTCGGGCACACGGACGGTGTGTTCCACCTGGAGGCGTTCGTCGACGGCGAACGCCTGGTGTTCGGCGAGTGCGCCGGCCGGATCGGCGGCGGGCTGATCCTCGACGCGGTCCGCGCCAAACACGGCGTCGACCTCTACCACGCGTGGGCCGCGGCGGTCCTCGGCTGCCCCTCACCCGCACCGGTGCCGGTCGACGGGCGACGGGCGGACTCCTTCGGCTGGGTCAACCTGCCCGCCCCGACCGGCCGGTTACTCAACCTCCCCACCCGGGACGAGATCGAGGCGCGGCCCCGGGTGGTGCTCGGCCAGACCTGGGCGGCGGCGGGCGACATCCTGAGCGATCCGCGGCGAGCCTCGCATCTGCTGGTGGCCAAGGCGCTGGTTCGCGCGCCGAGCGAGGCCGAGGTCCGGGCGGGGCTCCGCGAGGTGGGGGAGTGGTTCGCCGGGCGTGTGACGGTCAGCCCGGTGGGGGGCGATGATGCCTGACGGTGCGTATGACAGCGATCTGCTGTCCCTGGCGGAGGTGCGCGGGCTCGCTTCCTGGACGGAGCTGTGCGGCCCGTCCGACCTCTTCTGCACCCCCCGCTGGCTGGCGGTGGAGCAGACCGGCACGGGGCCCTGGGTGCCGGCCGCCAACGGCTGCCTGGTCACCGGGCGGAACGGCCGTCCGATCGCCGGCGCCACCCTCCAGAGCTTCGACCAGGGGGTGGACGACGACACCTGCCGGGTCGACCTGATGGTGCGGGCGCTGCCCCAGTCCCGTGGCCTGTCCGACGCGGCGCTGGCCGACGGCCTGCTGCCCTCGCTCACCTGCGGCGGCTGGTTCAACTCCACCGTCATGATCGCGCCGGGAGCCTCCGACGGAGAGGCGGCGGCGGCGCGCCGGGCGCTCCTCACCCGGGCCGTCGACGTCGGCCGCGCCTGGGCGTGCGCGTCGATCTGTCTGCCCTATGTGGACGCGTCCGACAGCGCGCTGCGGCAACTGCTGCGCGAGGACGGCTACCTCGAACTACCGGCTCCCGACCGGCATGTGCTCTCCTGCGACCACCCGAACCTGGAGTCCTACCTCGCCAGCCTGCCGTCCCGGCGCCGGGTGCGGCGGCGCAAGGAGCTGAGGATCTGCCGGGAGGCCGGCGTCACCACGGAGCGTCTCCCGCTGGACGACTCCACCGTGGAGCGGGTCGGCGTCCTCGCCCACAACCTGGAGCGCAAGTACGGGCAGTCGTCCTCGGCGAGGCAGCTCACCGAGTGGTTCGCGGCCATCGCCACCCACCTCACGGCCTCCGTGTTCACCGCCTCGCTGAACGGTGAGGTCGTCGCCATGACCCTGTGGCTGCACCACGCGGACCGGCTGTACGGCTTCCACGCCGGCTTCGACTACCGGGTCGGCCGCGGGCTGCCGCTCTACTCCCTGGTCGGCTACCACCTGCCGGTCGCCTACGGCCTCGCCACTCCCGGGATCCGCGTGCTGGAGTACGGCATCAGCGCGGACGAGGCGAAACGGCTTCGGGGAACCGCCGCGCTCCCGCAGCTCCTCTGTCTCAAGCCGCTGACGCCGGCTGCCCGGGAGTGCGTGGAACGGCTGGCCGACGCCGCCCGGCCGGCGGTCCTCGTGCCCTAGGGAGCTGCGCCCGCGACGTGTGCCCCGGCCGGCGGGTGCCGGTCGGGGCAGTCCCGGGCGTCTCAGTCGAAGAAGACCAGGTTGATGACGGCCACACTGCCGACGACCAGGATCAGCGCCCGCAACACCTGCGGCGACAGCCGTCGCCCGAACCGCGCCCCGGCCAGGCCGCCCAACGTCGCGCCGACGGCGATCAACGCGACCACCACCCAGTTGATCGAATCCCGGGCGACCAGCACGAAGGTGATCGCCGCGACCGCGTTCACGCTGGTCGTGAGCAGGTTCTTAAGCCCGGTGATCGACTGGAGCGTCTCGGCCGTGAGCACGCTCATCAGCCCGACGATGAGGATGCCCTGTGCCGCGCCGAAGTACCCGCCGTACATGCCCAGCACGAACACCCCGCCCACCACGGCGATCAGCCGGCCCCCGGCGAGCGGGGCGGCGGCCACGCCCGTGCCCCGGCGCCGAGCCGCCCGCCGCTGCACGGCGGGACCGGCCATCACCATGATCAACCCGGCCACCACCAGCACCGGGACGATCGCCCGGAACGCCTCCGGCGGAAGCAGCAGCAACAGCAGGGCCCCGGCCAACCCGCCGAGCAGCGACGCCGGCAACAGCGCACGCACCAGCGCGCGTTGCTGCGTCAACTCCGCCCGATAGCCGAACGTCCCGGACAGGCCGCCGCCGACCAGACCGATGTTGTTGGACACATTCGCCACCAGCGGCGGGTACCCGAACAGCAGCAGCGTCGGGAAGGTCACCAGGGTGCCCGACCCCACCACGACGTTGATCATCCCAGCCCAGAACCCGGCGCCTGCGATCGCCAACCACTCCAGCCACATGCCCCCATCGTCAGCCACCCCCCACCCCCACCCCTCACCGGGGTCCCGATCCCCATGGCGTGCGGGGGTCCCTGGTCGTGGTGCGGGTTGTGGTGCGGCTACGACGTGCGGTCTACGTGGCGCGTTGTCGCCCGGGTGCGGGTGGTGGCGAATGCCGCCAAGGCGGCTCCTGCGAGGGGGAGGGTGGGCTCCCGGGCGGCTCGGTTCGCTGTCGCGGGGGCGATCGGGTCTGGCTGCCGTCCCCCACGGGCGCGGGGCCCGCGCGACCGTTGCGGACGACCACCCGGCGGGGGTGCGCGCGGCGCGCACCCGGCTCCGCCGGGCCTGCCGGCGGCGCCCCCGCCGATCGCACCCCCTCACCTTCGTCGGACGTCCCACGGGGAGCGACACCGCGCTCCGCCACGCGACGACCCGGGGGCCATCCCCGCGCGTGCGGGGAGTAGCCGGGGAGTTTGGAGGATGTCGGTAGGGGGCCCGCGCGGGTCAGGGGCGGTTGGCGGTGTTCTGGAGGAAGGCGTGCCAGGCGGTCTCGCTGAAGAGTGCGGTGCCCGCGTCGTGGTGTTTGGTGTCGCGCACCGCGACCGCGCCGGCCGTGGGGGCTATTTCGACGCAGTTCCCGGTCCCGTTGCTGTAACTGGACGTGCGCCACGTCAGGTTGGTGAGGTGGTCAGTTCTGTTGTTCATAGCTTCCTGCAATCTCCGCCATCAGCTGTCGCGACGCCCGCCCGTCCAGCGATGCCTGCCAGATTTCTTGGAGGGCCGCGTCGTACCGGTCCACTTCCGTCGGCTTGTCCAGGTACAGGTTGCCTGTGTAGCCGTCCGCAAAGATAGTCGGTGGCTCGGTTTCCTCTCCGTCCGGACCGATCGGGAAGCGCAGGATACTGAACGGGCCCGTCACCATGCCCACATGACTGCCTGCCGAGAAGGGCACCACGCGCAGCTCGATGTTGGGCCTCTCCGCCATGAAGACGAGATGGGCGAGTTGGTGTCGCATGATCTCGGCGCCACCGACGGGGTGCCGGAGGACGGACTCGCTCAGGGCCACGCGCAGCGTGAGCGGCGTCGTCTTCCGCGTCAGCAGGGCCTGGCGTTCGATACGCAGCCGTACGCGTCCCTCGCGCTCCTCCTGGCTGATGCCCGGCGTGTGGACGCGGATGATGTCGTCGGCGTATCCCTCCGTCTGAAGCAGCCCCGGCACCACGTCGCCCTCGTACGACTCAGCGCTGCTCGCGGCTTCCTCCAGGCCGACGTAGAGATCGAACCCGTCCGGGATCACGTCGCCGAACGCGTGCCACCAGCCGCGCGCCTTGGTCTCCTTCGCCAGGCCCATCAGCGCCTGGGTCAGTTCGGGTGTCGCTCCGTAGATCTCGCACATGTTGCGCACGTCCAGGCTGCGCATGGAAACCTGGCCGGTTTCGATGCGCCAGATCCGGGGCGTCGACCATTCCAACAGCTCAGCCGTGGCTCGCACCGACAGGCGCGCCTTCTCGCGCAGCTCCCGCAGATGTCTCCCCAACTGCCGTCTCGGCACGGTCGAGCCCGTCGTACCCTCCGCCATCGAACGCCCTCCCTGATGGTTCGTAATGACCTCAACGCGCTGAACGTAGACGTTCATTGAAGCGATTCGCAACGCAGAGCAAGCGTTCGAATACTTTTTTAGCGAACTCGCCCTTCGTAGTCTTGCGGCCGGTGCTGGGTGGTGGGCAGGCTTGTCGCGTCGGTAGCTAAGCGTACGAACTCGACCACGCGTGGTGTGAGTTGGGTCGCCGTTGCTGGGCGTCGACGGGCAAGCGACGCAATGCCACAGAGTGACGAACGGCGGGTGCTCCCTCCTCGTGAACCTCCTTTCCCTACGTAGCTGAAGCGGCGATTTGGCGCGAAATCGAGCATCGTGCCGCTCGTCACGTGGCTGAAATGGGCCGTCTGGCCCGTTCTTGATCTCCGTCCGCGTTGCGGGCGGGGACGCGGCCCTTGGGGCCTCATCTCCTTCACCCCTCACCTCGTGGAGTTGAACTATGTCCGAGAACGTTGAACTGACCATCCGATTCGAGCTGTTGACGACGACGGCTGACAACCAGGTGTTGCTGGTGCGGAACGCCGAGGACGTCTGGGAGCTGCCGGGCGGGGTGGTCGCGCCGGGGGCGTGCCTGGTGGCGGCGGCGCGGGAGTTGGGCGTGCGGCGGTTGGGGTACTTCGGGTCGTTCGAGTACGCGTTGGCCGTCAGTCTGGAGACGGGCGTCGACGGGCGGGTGACGGGGGTGGCGTATGTGCTGGACGGCGGGCGCACGGAGACCGTCCCGACCGAGCCCGGCGGTCTGCGCGAGGGCGCGGAGTGGCGGCCGTTGCGTGGGCTGTTGGAGTCCGGGCCGTTGGTGCAGCACGCGCTGCTGGCGTTGGCGCAGGGGGAGCGGGTGCCGGTGTTGACCAACGGTGAGACGACGCACGCCGGTTGGCCGCTGGCGGGGGGTCGTTGATGGCGACCGGTGACGAGGTGCCGGAGGAGCCCGCGCCGCCCGAGGAGGAGGAGCCGCCGGAGGACGACGGCGATCCGCACGCCGGGCTGCGTCGGCGGTTGCGTGAGGTGAACGCGCTCAGTCGGCTCAACCAGCGGCTGAACGGGGAGCGTTCATGGTGACGGACTACAGCCTGCTGCCCGACGAGTCGCCCGGGGCCGCGGCGGTGCGGTGCTATATGGAGTGCCGGTCGTGTGGGGTGTGCGGGGTGATGGGGGAGGACGCGCTTGATGGTGCGGAGTGGGCGGCCTCTCATCTGGAGCGGCACCCGGACCACCTCGCCTACCGCGAGCATGTCACCCGTCCCTACCGGTTCCTTCCGGGGGAGGTGTCGTCGTGAACTGGCTGCTTGCCCCGGTGCGTGCTGAGGGTGCGCCGAAGGGGATCTTCGGGGGCGAGTGCGTCACCTGCGGTGAACAGTCGCCCCTGGTGGACGACGATCCGCAACCGGTGGCGATATGGGCGATACGGCATACGCAACGGGAGCCGTCGCACGGGTTGTTCCTGTTCCGTGCGGAGAAGCACTGGCGCGTGGAGCGGTGCGCCGCCGCCAACGCCGCCGCTGACGCGGCGGGCGGGCGTCATCCGGTGGCGGAGTTCTTCGACCGGGCCTTCGGGCCGGCGTTCGTCGGGCTGATGTGCCTGTTGACCGCGTTCGCCGGCTACCTCATCGGTTACACCTGACCGTCACGGACAGAGAGGACAGCGTTCCTGGCATGACCATCACCACGATCCTGCGTTCCCCCGTCCCGATCGTCTTCCACGTCCTGGCGACCACGCGCAGCCGCCACGTTCTGATGGTGCGGGACGAGGAGCACGGGGGGTGGATGCTGCCGGCGGGCGTGGCCGCGCCGGGGCGCTGCCTGATCCTCACCGCCCGGCAGACGTTGTGGGAGGCGACCGGCTATGACCGGGCGGTCTCGGAGGCGCTCGCCGTCAGCCTGGACACGGATGCCGGCGGCACGCTCAACGCCGTGTCGTACGTCCTCGACGGCGGCGAAACCGCCGACGTTCCCCGCCACCCGCACCATCTCCCGCCGGACGCGGCCTGGCTCCCCACACGCGAACTGACCCACCCACCCGCCCTCGTCCACCGCGCGCTGATCGCCGCCGCTCAGCAGCGCAAGCTGCCCCTCCTCATCAACGCGGACCGCCCCGAAGCGGCCTACACCTGACGGCGTCCGCCCGCCCCGCGAGACGTCCGACGAAGGTGAGGAGGCGGGAGGGGCGGCGCCGCCGGCCGGCAGGCCCGGCGGAGCCGGGTGGTCGTCCCCAGAGGGCCCCGGTCCCCGCGCCCATGGGGCACGGCAGCCAGACCCGATCGCCCCCACGACAGCGAACCGAGCCGCCCGGGAGCCTGCCTCCCTCCCGCAGGAGCCGCGATAGCGGCATTCGCCACCACCCGCGGCCGGCCAACCACGCGCCACGTGGACCGCACGTCGTAGCCGCACCCCGACCACCGGCCTGGCCGTGCGCGCGCCGCTCATCCGACGGCGACATGGCCTCCGCCGGGACCACCCCGCGCGTGCGGGGAGTAGCGGGGGAGAGGCCGCCGCGCGACCCCGCCCGGGTAGGGCCTAGTTGTACTGCCACTCGTGGCGGCCGTACTCCACGACCACCGGGTTCATCAGGGTGTTGGGCTGGATGTCGGACGGTGGTTGGCGGTCGGGGGGGAAGACCTGGGCGGCTTGGAGGACCTCCTCGTTGAGGAAGCGGAGGGGTGGGGGCGTGGGGGAGAGGGTGAGGGTGGGTGGGTTGGGGTCCCGGGTGGCGAGGACGAAGCCCCAGTTGCCGAAGCTGGGGACGTCGACCTGGTAGGGGGTGGTGGCGAGGCCGGCCTCGTGGATGGAGGTGGCGATGGACCAGTAGCTGCGCGGGGCGAAGAACGGGGACCCCGACTGGACGACGACGCGGGCGTCGTCGGACAGGATCTGGCCGAGCATCGTGTAGAACTCCACCGAGTACAGCTTGGCGATGGCGATGTCCTCGGGGTCGGGGAAGTCGATGAGGACCGCGTCATAGGGGCCGGCGGCCGTGCGGAGCCAGTTGAACGCGTCGTCGTGGACGAGGGTGAGGCGTTCGTCGGTGAAGGCGTCGTCGTTGAGCTCGCGCAACGGGTCGTAGCCGGCGCCGAGTTCGGTCATGGCCGGGTCGAGTTCGACCAGGGTGACCTCGTCCACGTCCGGGTAGCGCAGCACCTCGCGGAGCGCCAGGCCGTCGCCGCCGCCGAGGATCAGCACGCGGGAGCGTGGTCCGGCCAGGGCAGGGTGGGTGAGGGCCTCGTGGTAGCGGTACTCGTCGACGGAGGAGAACTGGAGGTCCCCGTTGAGGAAGAGTCGCAGGTCCCGGCCGCCGGTGAAGGCGAGCGAGCGGGTGATCACGATCTCCTGGTAGGGCGTGCGTTCGGCGTGCAGGATCGGGTCGCGGTAGAGGCGTTGGCGCGCGGTGATCTCGATGTCCTCGGCGTACGCGTAGGCGCCGCCGAGCAGGGCGAGGATCAGGGCCATGGTGCCGAGCAGCGCGCCGCGCACCACGCGGCGGGTCTGGTGGCGGAAGATCCACAGCACCACGGCCATGCCGGCGATGGCGTTGATCGCGCCGACCACCAGCGCGCCGCGCAGCTGGCCGAAGGTGGGGAGCAGCAGGAGCGGGAAGCAGAGCCCGCCGACGAGGGCGCCGAGGTAGTCGACGGCGAACATGTCCGCTACGGCGCCTCCCGCCTCCTGGCGTCTGATCCGCTGCAACATCGTCATCAGCAACGGGATCTCGGCGCCGATCAGCAGGCCGACGACGAAGGCGATCACGACCATCGCCTCGGTGTAGATGCCGACCCAGGCGAACAGGACGTAGAGCAGCAGCACCGAGAAGCCGCCGACGAGTGCCAACAGGCCCTCGACCAGGGCGAACGCGCCGACGGCTCGGGTCCGCAGGGGTTTGGCCAGCAGCGAGCCGACGCCCATGGCGAACACCATGACGGAGAGCACCAGCGAGGTCTGGAAGACCGTGTTGCCGATCAGGTAGCCGCCCAGGGCGACCAGGGCCAACTCGTAGACCAGCCCGCAGGCCGCGCAGAGGAAGACCGTCGTCAGCAGGAGGAACCGCGCCAGCCGGGGGCGCGGGATCACGACAGGGCCGCGCCGACCATCAACGCCGTGCCGAGGTAGGTGGCGCCGTGCACCCAGGCGGCCGGGTGCGGCTGGCCGTCGCGGTCCTCGAAGGCGACCGCGCCCATGGGGCCAGGGGCCAGCACGCCGATCAGGACGAAGACCAGGATCATCAGCACCACCCCGGCCAGGCCGTAGACGCCGGTGCTGAGCAGGCCGTAGCCGAGGCCGTCCTCGGACTCGCTGGCGCCGACGGCGCGCATCACGACCCAGCCGACGCCGAGCATCTGGCTGCCGAGCACGATCGCGCCGCCCCGGTTGCGTTCCTTCCAGACGACTCTGTCCAGCCGGCCGGGCGTGACGAGGTCGAGGGCGAGGAACGCGATGCCCATCACGGCGAATCCGACGAGGCCATAGAGGAGCGCCTCACCGGCGGACTGGAAAATGTCCCCCATGGTCTTCCTTCTTCCTTGTCTTTCTTGAAGCTGTTGGTCGGACCTGAAGCTGTTGGTCGGAGCCGCCCGGCGGGCGGTTACTTGCCCGAGCCGGGGCCGCCGCCCCGGAAGTTGTCGCTCTGTGAGGACGACCAGCGGTGACCCACATGGCTGTGCCAGCGTTGGACGCCGCGCTGGTAGTCCTCCACCTCGATGGTGCTGCCGCCGGAAGAGTGCTCGGTGATGGCCACGATGTCGTCGTCGTAGCGCAGATACACGCTCATGCCGGAGGTGACGCGATCCTCGGCCTTGGTCTGGCCCTCGATCTCGTCGGCGACGTGCCTCGGCGCGTCGGCCGGGTCGCGGTAGATGTTGGACGAGGAGCCGTTTCGCTCGTAGGTGTCGGCGATCCAGCCCTTGGGCGCGTCGGGTGAGCCGCCCCCGCCGGAGCAGCCGGTCAGCAACAGGGCGCCGGCGGCCAGCGTGGCCGCCAGGGCACGGGCGCGCCCGAGGCGCTGGGTGCGGGTGGTCACGGCACCTCCAGTCGGGTCCGCGTCTCCACGATCTGGCCGGCCTGCGGGTACACGTGCCAGGTGCGCCAGCTGATGACCCGGCCGTCCCTGCGGGCGGTCAGCGCGGTGAGCGCGTCGGGCGAGCCGGGGAAGAGCCCGTAGAGCGCGGTGGGTTGGTCGTCGAGCCGGTCGCGCAGAGCGGTGGTGCGCCGCGTCAGCTCGGTGGGCGAGCAGTGCCGGACGGTGGAGCGGAACGCGTAGTCCCAGCCGTCGAGGCGCTGGCGCACCTCCGTCGGCGGGCCGTCGCCCGGCTGGGCGGGGAGGCAGGCCAGGGTCTCGCGCACCGGCCCTGCCAGCACCTGGTGGGAGGCGCCCAGCAGGCGCAACTGAACGTGGACGTCGCCGAGTTGGGCGTCGTTGACGGCGAGGGCCGGCTGCCTGGGCTGGTCGAGTGCGAAGCGGAGCTGGTCGGCGCTGGTGTCTCGGTAGGGGGCGGCCAGCTGTATGCCGCTGGTCATGCGTCGCCCCCGGGATAGATGACGAGGGTGCCGCGCGGCACGCGCTCGCCGAGGGAGACCTCCCAGTTCCCCCGTCCCGCCGCGCCGAGGAAGCGTTCGAACGCGAGGCCGCGTCCGCCGGGGGCCTCGAAGTCGGCGTACTCGACGCGGCCGGTGTCACCGAGCCCGGTGGTGCCCTCGGCGCGGTAGGTGGCGGTGCCGTGTTCGGACCGGTGGTAGGTGACTCCGTCGACGGTCAACGTCTTCTGGCTGGGCAGGAGTTCCTGCTCGCCCCGGTACTCCGTCCAGAGCGTCACCTCAAGGTCCGGATCCTCCTCGACGGAGATCCACCGGTGGCCCGGCGCGGCGTCGGGGCCGTCGTCCATCGGGTCGACGAAGTGTTCCGACCAGGTGAAGCCGCCCTCGGTCAGCCGGAGCGAGCCCCGGACGAAGAGCCGCTCGCCCAGGTACTCGACCATGTCGCCGGCCTTCAACGTCCGTGGGTCGCCGCCCGTCTCGCCGTCGGGCGCGAACGGGTCGCGTGGCACCTTGTGTGTGGCGGTCCCTGGTGCGCGGC
This region includes:
- a CDS encoding DUF4247 domain-containing protein; this encodes MTTRTQRLGRARALAATLAAGALLLTGCSGGGGSPDAPKGWIADTYERNGSSSNIYRDPADAPRHVADEIEGQTKAEDRVTSGMSVYLRYDDDIVAITEHSSGGSTIEVEDYQRGVQRWHSHVGHRWSSSQSDNFRGGGPGSGK
- a CDS encoding DUF2617 family protein encodes the protein MTSGIQLAAPYRDTSADQLRFALDQPRQPALAVNDAQLGDVHVQLRLLGASHQVLAGPVRETLACLPAQPGDGPPTEVRQRLDGWDYAFRSTVRHCSPTELTRRTTALRDRLDDQPTALYGLFPGSPDALTALTARRDGRVISWRTWHVYPQAGQIVETRTRLEVP
- a CDS encoding DUF4178 domain-containing protein; this encodes MGLVLAFVGLVALGAAIAVVLRNRRAPGTATHKVPRDPFAPDGETGGDPRTLKAGDMVEYLGERLFVRGSLRLTEGGFTWSEHFVDPMDDGPDAAPGHRWISVEEDPDLEVTLWTEYRGEQELLPSQKTLTVDGVTYHRSEHGTATYRAEGTTGLGDTGRVEYADFEAPGGRGLAFERFLGAAGRGNWEVSLGERVPRGTLVIYPGGDA
- a CDS encoding DUF350 domain-containing protein → MGDIFQSAGEALLYGLVGFAVMGIAFLALDLVTPGRLDRVVWKERNRGGAIVLGSQMLGVGWVVMRAVGASESEDGLGYGLLSTGVYGLAGVVLMILVFVLIGVLAPGPMGAVAFEDRDGQPHPAAWVHGATYLGTALMVGAALS
- a CDS encoding polyamine aminopropyltransferase, with the translated sequence MIPRPRLARFLLLTTVFLCAACGLVYELALVALGGYLIGNTVFQTSLVLSVMVFAMGVGSLLAKPLRTRAVGAFALVEGLLALVGGFSVLLLYVLFAWVGIYTEAMVVIAFVVGLLIGAEIPLLMTMLQRIRRQEAGGAVADMFAVDYLGALVGGLCFPLLLLPTFGQLRGALVVGAINAIAGMAVVLWIFRHQTRRVVRGALLGTMALILALLGGAYAYAEDIEITARQRLYRDPILHAERTPYQEIVITRSLAFTGGRDLRLFLNGDLQFSSVDEYRYHEALTHPALAGPRSRVLILGGGDGLALREVLRYPDVDEVTLVELDPAMTELGAGYDPLRELNDDAFTDERLTLVHDDAFNWLRTAAGPYDAVLIDFPDPEDIAIAKLYSVEFYTMLGQILSDDARVVVQSGSPFFAPRSYWSIATSIHEAGLATTPYQVDVPSFGNWGFVLATRDPNPPTLTLSPTPPPLRFLNEEVLQAAQVFPPDRQPPSDIQPNTLMNPVVVEYGRHEWQYN